GCCGGTTATCTCCTCGGCGACAACTGGCACGTCGTCGAGGAGTACGTCGGGTCGTTCCAGCGGGTCGTCATCGTGGTCTGCGTCGCCGCCGCCGGCTGGTTCGTGGTCAGCCGGATCCGCGCCGCCCGTGCCGCCCGCGCCGACGCCCCGGCCGCCGGACCCCCGCCCGGCGTCGACCCCGTGGACCGGCCGGACCGGGACGGGGGCAGCACCTACCGGGGGACCGTCTACCGGGGCGGGGTCTGGGGGCGTGACACCGAATGACCCGGGTCGGCGCTGGCACGGTACCCGGGTGGAGTGATCCGTTCCGGCTGCCCGTACGTAGTGCTGGGTGGGGGACCGGACAGGGGAGGCACGATGGCGGAGCCGGATCAGGGGTACCGTCCGACGGCGGGCGGACAACGACCGGTCTTCGAGCCGGTGATCGAGGTGACCGGTGATCCGGTCGACGTCGAGGTGACCGGTGATCCGGCGAGCGACCGGCCGCCCCGATCGCCGTGGCCCCGCGGGGCGCGCTGGCTGGCCGCCGCCGCGGCGCTGGTGGTCGCGCTCGGCGCGATCGCGGTGGTGGTGACCATGGCGAACCCGGACCGGCTGGGGGTGGTCTTCTCCGGGGGGAGCGACGCACCGCCGGTGACGGTGGGCGGCGGACCCGGTGGTGCCGGGGCAGCCGAAACCGCAGCCGGGCGGGCCGCGACCGCGCCGGTCGGCGGGTTACGCCGGGCGACCTTCGAGCTGATGGACGGGGTGACCTCGTTCCGGCTGCGCGTCGACGACCTCGGTGCCGACCTGTACCGGATCAGCAGCCCGGCCGACGCGGGCCTGACCCCCCGGCCCGAGGTGTCCGGTGACCGGGTGCAACTGCGGGTCACCCGGCGGGACGAGCCCGGCCGGGGTGTCGTCGACGTGGTGCTCAACTCGCGGCTGACCTGGCGGCTACGGCTGATCGGCGGGGTCAGCGACCATGTCCTCGACCTGTCCGCGGCCCGGCTGTCCGGGGTGGAGCTGATCGGCGGGGCGGCCCGGATCGACCTGCGGTTGCCGCCGACGAAGGGCACCCGCACCGTACGGATGACCGGGGGCGTCAACCAGTTCGTGGTCCGGGCGCCGGACGGCCCGCCGGTCCGGATCCGGGCCAGCGCCGGCGCCGGCAGCGTGGTCTGGTACGGCGACCGGCGGGACGGGCTGGCCCGGGGGGCCACCGTCGGATCGGCGGACTGGGACCGGTCGCCCGATCGGCTCTACCTCGACCTCGTGGCCGGAGCCAACGCGGTCACCGTCGTCGAGGACTGAGGTGCCGTGGCGGGGGCGGGCATAGAGTCGGGTGGTGGACCGTACCGAATCGTTGCCGGCGCAGACCCGACCACCCGGCGTCGTCCCCGAAGACCCGGGCAGCGTGCTGCTGCCCGGCCACGACGTGCCACTGGGGCGCTACACCACGGTGCGCCGGCTGCTGCCGCAACGGGTGCGCCGGATGGTCGGGGCGTGGTGCTTCGTGGACCACTTCGGCCCGGACGACGTCGCGCAGCGGCCGGGGATGGAGGTGCCGCCGCATCCGCACACCGGCCTGCAGACGGTGACCTGGCTGCTCGACGGCGAGATCGTGCACCGGGACAGTCTCGGCAACGTCCAGCCGATCCGGCCCGGCCAGCTCAACGTGATGACCTCCGGGCACGGCATCGCCCACTCCGAACGCTCGCCCGCCGCCCGTCCGCCGGTGATGCACGGCGTACAACTGTGGGTGGCGCTGCCCGACCCGGCGCGGGCCGGCGCGGCCGACTTCGCCCACCACGCCGACCTGCCCCGGTGGCGCGACGGCGACTGGGACCACACCCTGCTCGTCGGTGAGCTGGCCGGTGAGCGGTCCCCGGCGGTGGTGCACACCCCGCTGCTCGGCGCGCAGCTGGAGGCGCGCGGCCCGGCGCCGGCGACGCTGCGCCTACGGTCCGGTTTCGAGTACGCCCTGTTGGCGATGTCCGGCCAGGCCCGGGTGGACGGGCTGACCCTGGAGCCCGGTGCGCTGCTCTACCTGGGGACGGGGCGGGACCGGCTGGCCGTGGCCGCCGACCCGGGCAGCCGGCTGATGCTGCTCGGCGGCGAGCCGTTCGACGAGCCCCTCGTCATGTGGTGGAACTTCGTCGGCCGCTCGCACGAGGAGGTGGCCACCGCCCGGGAGGACTGGATGGCCGGCCGTCGCTTCGGCCCGGTCACCGACGACGCGGCCCCGCCGCTGCCCGCCCCGGAGATGCCCGGCGTCCGGCTGAAGGCCCGGGACCGGCGGGGTGACCTGCACGGCTGAGCCGGTGACCGGGGTGGTGTGCTCGCCCACAGTATTGCCGGAAATCAGCCGTACGGATGATGGCGTGTCATATGCTGATCGTGGCAGCGATGCCCACCCGGTTCGGGTGGCCACCCGGCAGCTGGCCGGTGAACAGGCACGCGTGCGCCCCAGGTCGCGGTTCGCGACCCGGGGCGCCCGCCTTTCCGCCCCCGCCGCCCCTCTCACCCACCCTCCCGCGCGCTCCCACCCCACCCCACCCCACCCCGCCGCCCGCTCCCGCCCGCCCGCCCGCATGACCCCGTTGATCAAGAGGTTTGCGTCATCCCGCCGCACGCCAGCTGACGCAAACCTCTTGATCAACCAGCCGGGTCCATGGCCGCGACTCCTCGGGTCGGGCGGCGGGCGTGTACGGGGGAGGGGGAGAGTCGGGTCGGTGGGGTGGTCAGATGCTGCGGAGGTGTTGGGCCAATCGCCGGGGGTGTCTGGTTTCCGCCGGGCGTGTGCGTCGGGCCGTGCTGATCTCCGGGGCGGCCTCGACGGCGGCGGAGCGGGCCACCTGGGCGTCGTCGGCGTAGTCCACCGGCGGCAGCGCCCGCAACGCCTGTAGCACCTCCGGCGGTGCGCCCAAGCGCTCCGCCTGGCGTACCACGGCGTCCTTCTCCGCCGGGTAGTCCAGGCCGGACAGGTACCGCAGGACTGGGGTCCGACTGGCCATCGGGTGAGCCTCCTCGCTCCTGGGGCGTCGCGATCAGCGCCGCCTCGGTTGTCGTGACCGAGCGCCGCCGTGGTTGTCGTGACCAGCGCTGTCCCGGTCGTGGTGATCGGGGGTGGCCCGGGGCTCCGTGATCGAGCGCCGCCTCCGGTCGTGGTGAGCGGAGGGCCGCCCTGGTCGTGACCGAGCGCCAGCTCGGTCGCCCGTGATCGGGTCGGTGCGATCGAGTGGCGTGGTCGGCGGCGGTTACCCGCCCGGCGGTCGGTCACGCATCGTCGGCGGCGGGAAAACGCCACCGTCGGTCGGGTCGTTTCCGGACCGCGCCGGTCGTTCACCCACCACGTGTCGTTTCCGGGCCGCGTCGGCCGGTCGGCCACCGGAGTGTCGTTTCCGGGGCGCGTCGGTGGGTAACCG
Above is a window of Micromonospora rifamycinica DNA encoding:
- a CDS encoding DUF2795 domain-containing protein, producing the protein MASRTPVLRYLSGLDYPAEKDAVVRQAERLGAPPEVLQALRALPPVDYADDAQVARSAAVEAAPEISTARRTRPAETRHPRRLAQHLRSI
- a CDS encoding cell wall-active antibiotics response protein; translated protein: MAEPDQGYRPTAGGQRPVFEPVIEVTGDPVDVEVTGDPASDRPPRSPWPRGARWLAAAAALVVALGAIAVVVTMANPDRLGVVFSGGSDAPPVTVGGGPGGAGAAETAAGRAATAPVGGLRRATFELMDGVTSFRLRVDDLGADLYRISSPADAGLTPRPEVSGDRVQLRVTRRDEPGRGVVDVVLNSRLTWRLRLIGGVSDHVLDLSAARLSGVELIGGAARIDLRLPPTKGTRTVRMTGGVNQFVVRAPDGPPVRIRASAGAGSVVWYGDRRDGLARGATVGSADWDRSPDRLYLDLVAGANAVTVVED
- a CDS encoding pirin family protein — encoded protein: MDRTESLPAQTRPPGVVPEDPGSVLLPGHDVPLGRYTTVRRLLPQRVRRMVGAWCFVDHFGPDDVAQRPGMEVPPHPHTGLQTVTWLLDGEIVHRDSLGNVQPIRPGQLNVMTSGHGIAHSERSPAARPPVMHGVQLWVALPDPARAGAADFAHHADLPRWRDGDWDHTLLVGELAGERSPAVVHTPLLGAQLEARGPAPATLRLRSGFEYALLAMSGQARVDGLTLEPGALLYLGTGRDRLAVAADPGSRLMLLGGEPFDEPLVMWWNFVGRSHEEVATAREDWMAGRRFGPVTDDAAPPLPAPEMPGVRLKARDRRGDLHG